The genomic window TTTTATGATTCAATTTTTATAATTTTGAGATCTTGAAATAAAAATACTAATTTTAAGATTTTTAATTATTTTTAAAATATAATATTATTATGATTTTATTTTTTTGAGTCATAAAAATTTTTAACATTGATAATAATTATTATATTTATTAAAGAATAAAATTTATGAACGTTAATTTTATACGTATTGATTTATATTTTTTAGAAATATAATGTATTTAAAATTCATAATTATATTTTATAGGTTATAATTTTTTAATTACTTTTATTTTATTTTTATATTGATTTTTTCGATACTATGAATTTTTTATAAAATTTAAATTTATGATACATATTTTATTTTTATAATGGATTTATTTTAATACCATTTTTCATGAGAAAAAATTTTTAAGTTGACCGATAAGCCGGGTTCTGTTTTTGACAGTCATTTATCTAGACTAATAATCACTTATTAGTTCAAGCGGTTTACCTGAATTTTTATACGAGCAGTATTATTTATTCATTTTAACCTTGCTCCGAGTGGAAGTTTACATTGCCAATACTTATTACTAAGTATGCGGTGTGCTCTTAACACGCCTTTTCAACCTTGCTATAGATTTTTGAATAGTTCTAAAAATCATATTTAGCGGTATATTTTCTGTTGCACTAGTCGTCAGAAATTAATTCTGCCCAGATGTTATCTGGCACTCTTGCTCTTTGGAGCCCGGACTTTCCTCTTATTAATTTTCATTAATCAGCGACTGTCTGGTCAACTCATATAATTATTATAATCGATATTTTATTTTTTGTCATGTTGAAAATTATTTATAACATGCTTATATAATTCGTTTTTTTGAATTTTATAAATTTTTTTAGTGATTTTTATTGCTGTGTTTATTGACGTGTGCTTTATCAATAAAGATAATGTATTATGTATTTTAAGAGATATTTTTGGTTTTTTTTTTTTAATTCCTTCAATAATTATTACTAATTCTCCTTTTTTTCGAGATGGTTTTTCTAACAACCATGATAGTATATTTTTAGATTTATCGTATTTAATTTTTTCCCATTTTTTTGTCATTTCTTTTGCTAATGTAATATTTCGATCTTCACCCAGTACTTTTACTATATCTTTGATACTTTGTAAGATTCTATGACATGATTCATAAAAAATAAATGTAATATTTTTTTTGTAAATATCGTTTAATATTTTTATTCGTTTAGAAGTTTTTTTAGGAAAAAAACCTTTATAATAAAATTCATGACTCGGTATTCCCGAAGCACTTAATGCGGTAATGATAGCACATGGTCCAGGTAATGGAATAATTTTAATATTATTTTGATGACATGATTTAATTAATTGATAACCAGGATCGTTAATGGTTGGTGTTCCAGAATCAGATACTAAAGCGATTTTCATTTTTTTTAATAAAATTAATATTTCTTTGGTTTTTTTTTCTTCATTATGTTTATTTAAAGAAATATTTTTTTTATAAATATTAAATCTTTTGAGTAAATTATTAGTGTGTTTTATATTTTCTGATACTATTAATTCCACTATTGTTAGTGTATGTATTGCTCGATAACTAATATCATTCATATTTCCAATAGGAGTTGGTACTATATATAATATTCCATTATTCATTTTTATTATTATTATACATATTAATTCATTTTTAAATGATAATAAATATTTATTATTATAATTATTAATAATATTAAAATTAAAAATTTTCAATTTGAAATATATTTTTATATTTTTTAATATTATATTTTTAGGAAAAAAATTTGTGAAACGTGTCGTTATTACTGGTATAGGAATTATTTCTAGTTTGGGTAATACTTTAGAAAATGTTTTGTTATCCTTAAAAACATTAAAATCTGGTATTGTATTTTCTCCAAGTATGAAAAATTTTGGAATGAAAAGTCAGGTTTGTGGTCATATTGAATGTGATGACCATGTTGATCGATCCTTATTAAAATTTATGAATATTTCTTCATTTTACTCATACGTTGCTATGAAGGATGCGATTCAAGATTCTGATTTAAAAAAAAAAACATATCAAAAAAATCATCGTGTTGGTATTATTGTAGGTGTTGGTTGTAATTCTTTTTATAGCGATATTAATGATTATTATAAAATGAAAATTAATCCAAATTTATTAATTAAAAATATGTTTTCTAATGTTTCTTCATGCTTATCAACGTTTTATAAGATTTTTGGTATTAGTTATTCCATGAGTACTGCTTGTGCAACTTCATCTAGTTGTATACATAATGCTGTAGAATTAATTCAATGTGGTAAACAGGATATTATTTTTGCTGGAGGATCTGAAGAATTAAACTGTATTTTATCATATCAATTTGATATTATGAAATTATTATCCGTAAAATATAATCATATTCCTCAAAAATCTTCTAGAGCATATGATTTATATCGTGATGGGTTTGTTATTTCTGGAGGATCTGGTATAATAGTTTTAGAAGAATTACAACATGCATTAAATAGAAAAGCAAAAATTTATGCTGAGATTGTTAGTTGTGGTATGGCTTCAGATGGTATGAATATGATAAAACCGTCTGGTTTTGGTTTGCAGAGAGCAATGAGTATTGCAATTAAAAAATCACGTTTTTTGTGTATTGAATATATAAATACTCATGGAACATCGACAAAAATTGGTGATGTGATAGAATTAGAATCTATTCATAATGTTTTTAAAAATCATATTCCTTATATTTCATCTACAAAATCCATTACTGGTCATGCTTTAGGTGCTTCTGGAGTTCAAGAAGTTATTTATACAATTTTAATGTTAAATAATAATTTTATTGCTCCTAGTATTAATATTGATACTTTAGATCCTTTTGCAAGAAATATGAACATTGTTAAGAATGATATTAAGGAATTAGTGTTTTCTGTTGCAATGTCTAATAGTTGTGGTTTTGGGGGTTCTAATGTTTCAATTATTATAAAAAAATATTGTAATATTTAAATATAAAATAATTTAAAAAAAGTTGTATTATAGTTGATGTTTTTATTTTTGTAATATTTGTATTAATAATATTTAAGGAAAATAATGAACCAATTATCTGGATTAAAACAATTTACAACGATTGTTGCTGATACTGGTGATGTGAATCAAATTCGAAAATATCAACCAATGGATGCTACAACGAATCCTTCTTTAATTTTAAATACTATAAATATCCCAGAGTATCAAGATTTAGTTTCGGAAGCTATACAGTATGGTAAAAAAAAAAGTAGTATCAGGAAACAACAAGTTATTCATGCTAGTGATAGAATTCTAGTCAATATTGGTATGGAAATATTGAAATATATTCCTGGTTATATTTCTAGTGAAGTGGATGCTAGACTATCTTTTAATACAGATTTATGTATTTTAAAAGCACAAAATATTGTCAAGTTGTATGAAGAATTAGGAATAGAACGATCAAGAATATTAATTAAATTAGCTGCAACATGGCAATGTATTCAAGCTGCTCGAGAATTACAAAAATATAATATTAAATGTAATTTAACACTGTTATTTTCCTTTGCTCAATCAAAAGCATGCGCAGAAGCGAATGTATTTTTAGTATCTCCATTTGTTGGAAGGATTTATGATTGGTATCATGATAAAAATTTAATACATAATTATGATGCTAAAAATGATCCAGGGGTACTTTCTGTAAAAAAAATATATAAATATTATAAAAAATATAACTATAGTACGATCATTATGGGTGCTAGTTTTCGTAATATTGAACAAATTTTAGAACTTTCTGGTTGTGATCGTTTAACAATTTCTCCAAATCTTTTAGAACAATTAAAAAATAATTCTAGTTTAGTATCTAGAAATTTATTTTTTTCAGATAGTATTTTACCTAAACCTACATCATTAAATGAGTCAGAATTTCTTTGGGAACATAATGAAAATCAAATGGCTGTAGAAAAACTATCAGATGGAATACGTCAATTTAGTAGAGATCAAGAGAAATTAGAAATAATATTGAATTCAAAATTTTAAATTTTACTTTTTATTTTATGATTAGGCATACGATATGTGTTCAAGAAAAGAACTCGCTAATGCGATTCGAGTGTTAAGTATTGATGCAATTCAAAGATCTAATTCTGGGCATCCTGGTGCTCCAATGGGGATGGCAGATATTGCTGAAGTTTTATGGCGTAGCTTTTTAAAACATAATCCTAAAAATCCTTACTGGGATAATCGTGATCGTTTTATTCTTTCCAATGGTCATGCTTCGATGTTACTGTATAGTATACTACATCTTACAGGATATGATGTATCAATAGAAGATTTACAAAAATTTAGAACATTGCATTCTAAAACACCTGGTCATCCGGAAACAGATTGTACACCAGGAATTGAAATTACTACTGGTCCCTTAGGTCAAGGATTGGCGTCAGGGGTTGGTATGGCTCTTGCAGAAAAAATACTTTCATCATATTTTAATCGTCATCAATATAACATTGTGGATCATTATACCTGGGTTTTTGTTGGTGATGGATGTTTGATGGAGGGTATTTCTCATGAAGTTTGTTCTTTAGCTGGTACTTGGAAATTAGGTAAATTAATTATATTATACGATAGTAATAATATATCTATTGATGGTAACATTAAAAATTGGTTTAATGAAAATGTTTCTGAAAGATTTAAATCATATCATTGGCATGTAATTGAAAATGTTGATGGACATGATTGTAATTCTATTTTTGAAGCGTTAGAATGTGCAAAAAATGTTCATGATCAACCATCAATTATTATTTTTAATACCATTATTGGTTTTGGTTCACCCAATAAATCAGGCAATTCTGAAGTTCATGGTTCACCATTAGGAAATCAAGAAGTAAAATTGACAAGACAGCAATTAAATTGGAAACATCCTCCATTTTATATTCCTGATAGTGTTTATGAAAAATGGGATGCGAAATGTTCTGGTGAAAAATTAGAAAAAGAATGGCAAGAATTATTTTTTCGGTATAAAAAAGATTATCCAGATTTATCAAAAGAATATACACGTCGCATGTCTGGTTTATTACCAAAAGACTGGTTAAAGAAAATATTTATTTTTATTAATGATATGAATAATAAAAATTTAAATTTTGCGACTAGACAATCTTCACAGAATGTAATTGAATACTTTGGTAAAATTTTACCAGAATTATTAGGAGGTTCAGCAGATCTATCACCAAGTAACCTAACTATGTGGTCTGGATCAGTGCCATTTCATGAAAATACCTCTTCGAATTATATTCATTATGGTGTTCGTGAGTTTGGTATGACTGCTATTGCAAATGGAATAGCACAACATGGTGGTTTTATTCCATATACGGCTACTTTTTTAGTTTTTTCAGATTATGCAAGAAATGCAATTCGTATGGCTTCATTAATGAAAACTCGACATATCATGTTATATACGCATGATTCTATTGGTTTAGGAGAAGATGGTCCAACACATCAACCTATAGAACAATTATCTAGTTTACGATCTATACCCTATATGAGTGTTTGGAGACCAAGTAATACGGTTGAAACAATTATTGCTTGGAAATTTGCAATAGAACGTTATCATGGACCAACAGCGTTAATATTATCACGTCATAATTTAAATACTATTAAATATAATGAAGTACAATTAAATAATATTACACGTGGTGGATATATTTTACATGATTTTGGAGATACGATTGATATAATTTTTATCTCTACTGGATCTGAAGTACATTTATCATATGAAGCTGCAAAAAATCTTCATAAATTGGGATATGGAGTACGAATAGTATCAATGCCATCTGTTGATATTTTTGAAACTCAAGATCAGGAATATAAATTATCAGTATTACCAACTGAAGTTAAGAAAAG from Buchnera aphidicola (Panaphis juglandis) includes these protein-coding regions:
- the rsmI gene encoding 16S rRNA (cytidine(1402)-2'-O)-methyltransferase, giving the protein MNNGILYIVPTPIGNMNDISYRAIHTLTIVELIVSENIKHTNNLLKRFNIYKKNISLNKHNEEKKTKEILILLKKMKIALVSDSGTPTINDPGYQLIKSCHQNNIKIIPLPGPCAIITALSASGIPSHEFYYKGFFPKKTSKRIKILNDIYKKNITFIFYESCHRILQSIKDIVKVLGEDRNITLAKEMTKKWEKIKYDKSKNILSWLLEKPSRKKGELVIIIEGIKKKKPKISLKIHNTLSLLIKHTSINTAIKITKKIYKIQKNELYKHVINNFQHDKK
- a CDS encoding beta-ketoacyl synthase N-terminal-like domain-containing protein, with the protein product MKRVVITGIGIISSLGNTLENVLLSLKTLKSGIVFSPSMKNFGMKSQVCGHIECDDHVDRSLLKFMNISSFYSYVAMKDAIQDSDLKKKTYQKNHRVGIIVGVGCNSFYSDINDYYKMKINPNLLIKNMFSNVSSCLSTFYKIFGISYSMSTACATSSSCIHNAVELIQCGKQDIIFAGGSEELNCILSYQFDIMKLLSVKYNHIPQKSSRAYDLYRDGFVISGGSGIIVLEELQHALNRKAKIYAEIVSCGMASDGMNMIKPSGFGLQRAMSIAIKKSRFLCIEYINTHGTSTKIGDVIELESIHNVFKNHIPYISSTKSITGHALGASGVQEVIYTILMLNNNFIAPSINIDTLDPFARNMNIVKNDIKELVFSVAMSNSCGFGGSNVSIIIKKYCNI
- the tal gene encoding transaldolase, with amino-acid sequence MNQLSGLKQFTTIVADTGDVNQIRKYQPMDATTNPSLILNTINIPEYQDLVSEAIQYGKKKSSIRKQQVIHASDRILVNIGMEILKYIPGYISSEVDARLSFNTDLCILKAQNIVKLYEELGIERSRILIKLAATWQCIQAARELQKYNIKCNLTLLFSFAQSKACAEANVFLVSPFVGRIYDWYHDKNLIHNYDAKNDPGVLSVKKIYKYYKKYNYSTIIMGASFRNIEQILELSGCDRLTISPNLLEQLKNNSSLVSRNLFFSDSILPKPTSLNESEFLWEHNENQMAVEKLSDGIRQFSRDQEKLEIILNSKF
- the tkt gene encoding transketolase; this translates as MCSRKELANAIRVLSIDAIQRSNSGHPGAPMGMADIAEVLWRSFLKHNPKNPYWDNRDRFILSNGHASMLLYSILHLTGYDVSIEDLQKFRTLHSKTPGHPETDCTPGIEITTGPLGQGLASGVGMALAEKILSSYFNRHQYNIVDHYTWVFVGDGCLMEGISHEVCSLAGTWKLGKLIILYDSNNISIDGNIKNWFNENVSERFKSYHWHVIENVDGHDCNSIFEALECAKNVHDQPSIIIFNTIIGFGSPNKSGNSEVHGSPLGNQEVKLTRQQLNWKHPPFYIPDSVYEKWDAKCSGEKLEKEWQELFFRYKKDYPDLSKEYTRRMSGLLPKDWLKKIFIFINDMNNKNLNFATRQSSQNVIEYFGKILPELLGGSADLSPSNLTMWSGSVPFHENTSSNYIHYGVREFGMTAIANGIAQHGGFIPYTATFLVFSDYARNAIRMASLMKTRHIMLYTHDSIGLGEDGPTHQPIEQLSSLRSIPYMSVWRPSNTVETIIAWKFAIERYHGPTALILSRHNLNTIKYNEVQLNNITRGGYILHDFGDTIDIIFISTGSEVHLSYEAAKNLHKLGYGVRIVSMPSVDIFETQDQEYKLSVLPTEVKKRIVIEAGKSDFWYKYTGCDGYIIGIDVFGESAPADILFKKFGFTEKNIIFHAKRLLMS